In a single window of the Marinitoga sp. 38H-ov genome:
- a CDS encoding TIGR00725 family protein: protein MNIGVIGYSGNPDEKPINDLKNIITQIATIITKNNWVLFSGGRNGVMELISKETKKLGGKTVGILPWEIEGNKYLDISIKTGLDFSMRSYVLVKSVDVVISVGGEIGTGIEILGAYANEKPVILIKGTGGWTDRIQNILIDGKYLDNRRLVELYIIENIDDLETILKKIENNLKK from the coding sequence ATGAATATTGGCGTTATAGGATATTCTGGTAATCCAGATGAAAAACCAATAAACGATTTAAAAAATATAATTACTCAAATTGCAACTATTATCACAAAAAATAATTGGGTATTATTTAGTGGCGGAAGAAACGGTGTAATGGAATTAATTTCCAAAGAAACAAAAAAATTAGGCGGAAAAACTGTTGGAATATTACCTTGGGAAATAGAGGGGAATAAATATTTAGATATTTCCATAAAAACTGGTTTAGATTTTTCTATGCGATCTTATGTTTTAGTAAAAAGTGTTGATGTTGTAATAAGTGTTGGTGGAGAAATAGGTACAGGAATTGAAATCTTAGGAGCATACGCTAATGAAAAGCCAGTGATATTAATCAAAGGAACTGGTGGTTGGACAGATAGAATACAAAATATTTTAATTGATGGAAAATATTTAGATAATAGAAGATTAGTTGAATTATATATAATAGAAAATATAGATGATCTAGAAACAATATTAAAAAAAATAGAAAACAACTTAAAAAAATAA
- the coaBC gene encoding bifunctional phosphopantothenoylcysteine decarboxylase/phosphopantothenate--cysteine ligase CoaBC, whose protein sequence is MKLKGKNITLGVSSGIAIYKAVDLVSKLRKLGVNLSIILTEDSKKMISPTVFSAVGNCTVYTDYFEVTDGWIPHTQLSMESDALIIAPATANIIAKIANGISDDLLSLTALAFRKDAKIIVPTMNTRMYESPALQRNLDILKKDGWIIVEPETGHLACGEIGKGRYPDNEMIIEFLEYSLSKKDFKGKNILITAGPTQEPIDPVRNITNKSSGKMGYELAREFSNRGANVTLISGPTNIKPPYILNEFIKVKTALEMNDEVIKRFNNSDIIVMSAAISDYRVKNYSDIKIKKDKENLILELEKNPDILKEIGKIKNENQILVGFAAETNNLIDYAKKKLVEKNCDIIVANDVSKKDIGFDSNLNEVYIINKLGDVTHVEKNTKKFISINIINYISEYINSKK, encoded by the coding sequence ATGAAATTAAAAGGTAAAAATATTACATTAGGTGTTAGTAGTGGGATTGCAATTTATAAAGCTGTGGATTTGGTATCTAAATTAAGAAAATTAGGTGTAAATTTAAGTATTATATTAACAGAGGATTCAAAGAAAATGATTTCTCCCACAGTTTTTTCCGCAGTTGGCAATTGTACTGTATATACAGATTATTTTGAAGTTACAGATGGGTGGATCCCACATACACAATTATCTATGGAATCAGATGCATTAATTATTGCCCCAGCAACAGCTAACATTATTGCTAAGATTGCTAATGGTATTTCTGATGATTTATTATCATTAACTGCTTTAGCTTTTAGAAAAGACGCAAAAATTATAGTGCCAACAATGAATACCCGAATGTATGAATCTCCCGCATTACAAAGAAATTTAGATATATTAAAAAAAGATGGATGGATTATAGTAGAACCAGAAACCGGTCATTTAGCTTGTGGTGAAATAGGTAAAGGAAGATATCCAGATAATGAAATGATAATTGAATTCTTAGAATACTCTTTATCTAAAAAAGATTTTAAAGGAAAAAATATATTGATTACAGCTGGCCCTACCCAGGAGCCTATAGATCCTGTTAGGAATATTACCAATAAGTCTAGTGGGAAAATGGGATATGAATTAGCAAGAGAATTTTCAAATAGGGGGGCAAATGTAACTCTTATTTCTGGTCCTACTAACATTAAACCTCCGTACATTTTAAATGAATTTATTAAAGTAAAAACAGCTTTAGAAATGAATGATGAAGTAATAAAAAGATTTAATAATTCTGATATTATTGTTATGTCTGCCGCAATATCTGATTATAGGGTAAAAAATTACTCTGATATTAAAATAAAAAAAGACAAAGAAAATTTGATATTAGAATTAGAAAAAAACCCTGATATATTAAAAGAAATAGGTAAAATTAAGAATGAAAATCAAATATTAGTTGGATTCGCTGCTGAAACAAATAATTTAATTGATTACGCAAAGAAAAAATTAGTAGAGAAAAATTGTGATATTATAGTTGCCAATGATGTTTCAAAAAAAGATATAGGTTTTGACTCTAATTTAAATGAAGTTTATATTATAAATAAATTGGGAGATGTTACCCATGTTGAAAAAAATACTAAAAAATTTATTTCTATTAATATTATTAATTATATTTCAGAATATATTAATAGCAAAAAATAA
- the gltX gene encoding glutamate--tRNA ligase, whose protein sequence is MVRVRFAPSPTGSMHVGGVRTALFNWLFAKKNNGKFILRIEDTDIERSSIESENEIINSLKWCNLDWDEGPDIGGDFGPYRQSERLEIYLKYINYLIENNMAYYAVYDNENNEIYKSNKFPKNAQGSIVVKFKVNKEGVTSFKDLIKGEISFRNDLLDDFIILRSNGIPVYNFTVVIDDYLMNITHVIRGEDHISNTQKQIMLYNAFGWKTPEFMHIPLILGSDRKPLSKRHGGTSVDYFKNEGFFSYALMNYLALLGWTIEDEIFNFKDKIKDFDPNKLSKKAVIFDYEKLEWICGKHMRNIDINDLYVEFKNWINDNKLKNILESNEQYSLDVLSICREKINTLKQLKDFSYNFFIEDYDYEEIFIEKYLKKDWAKDLLSIAVKKFEELEIYNIDNVEKTLREISELKITSKKNTFQAIRGAVLGKLVTPGLFESIVVLGKERVVSRLKKTEVFINEIKR, encoded by the coding sequence ATGGTTAGAGTAAGATTTGCACCAAGTCCAACAGGAAGCATGCATGTTGGAGGAGTTAGAACTGCATTATTTAATTGGTTATTTGCAAAAAAAAATAATGGAAAATTTATTCTTAGAATAGAAGATACTGATATAGAAAGATCTTCAATTGAATCTGAAAATGAAATAATAAATTCCTTAAAATGGTGTAATTTAGATTGGGATGAAGGGCCTGATATTGGTGGTGATTTTGGACCATATAGACAAAGTGAAAGATTAGAAATTTATTTAAAATACATTAATTACTTAATTGAAAATAATATGGCATATTATGCTGTTTATGATAATGAAAATAATGAAATTTATAAATCTAATAAATTCCCCAAAAATGCTCAAGGAAGCATAGTTGTAAAATTTAAGGTTAATAAAGAAGGGGTTACTTCTTTTAAAGATTTAATTAAAGGAGAAATATCTTTTAGAAATGATTTATTAGATGATTTTATTATATTAAGATCTAATGGTATACCTGTATATAATTTTACTGTTGTAATTGATGATTATTTAATGAATATAACTCATGTTATAAGAGGGGAAGATCATATTTCAAATACCCAGAAACAAATAATGTTATATAATGCTTTTGGATGGAAAACTCCCGAATTCATGCATATTCCATTAATACTGGGAAGCGATAGAAAACCTTTAAGTAAAAGACATGGGGGAACTTCTGTAGATTATTTTAAAAACGAAGGATTTTTCAGTTATGCATTGATGAATTATTTAGCCTTATTAGGTTGGACAATTGAAGATGAAATTTTTAATTTTAAAGATAAGATAAAAGATTTTGATCCAAACAAATTATCTAAAAAAGCTGTAATTTTTGATTATGAAAAACTAGAATGGATATGTGGAAAACATATGAGAAATATAGATATAAATGATTTATATGTTGAATTTAAAAATTGGATAAATGATAATAAACTTAAAAATATATTAGAAAGTAATGAACAGTATTCATTAGACGTATTATCTATATGTAGAGAGAAAATAAATACTTTAAAACAATTAAAAGATTTTTCATATAATTTTTTTATTGAAGACTATGATTATGAAGAAATTTTTATTGAAAAATACTTAAAAAAAGATTGGGCAAAAGATTTATTGTCAATAGCAGTAAAAAAATTTGAAGAATTAGAAATTTATAATATTGATAATGTTGAAAAAACCTTAAGAGAAATTTCAGAATTAAAAATCACATCTAAAAAAAATACATTTCAAGCTATTCGAGGGGCAGTTTTAGGAAAATTAGTTACCCCTGGATTATTTGAATCTATTGTAGTTTTGGGAAAAGAAAGAGTTGTATCACGTTTAAAAAAAACAGAGGTGTTTATAAATGAAATTAAAAGGTAA